The following coding sequences are from one Gigantopelta aegis isolate Gae_Host chromosome 15, Gae_host_genome, whole genome shotgun sequence window:
- the LOC121390126 gene encoding uncharacterized protein LOC121390126, translating into MDEKISKSKSVNRHYCCVCKNYRGKLVDCKNITLHRFPSNVVVRAAWLKRIKVISQNFKLNERDDRLCSAHFKGDYVKGNVPSVFILDDGRVKTFATNTVEYGDVPEVNTTSDQFELQISEDITNVTFVSELSNEYASVMLHDYCGPVYSNIDNFCQNLNKNEQTHTLSTHDCSTQTPCIPEMTSVCTQTCSIPLVDITELAKSGIMRKDMKSVGIQAVRPDLVIEDIMDSDDKCMFYTGLPNAATFKVLFSELPDAETFTHRAGSGNIPGRPRMLRLIDEFFLVLLRVRLGLLLEDISTSTCSNITIHWISYLSVKLSSLTPFPSKAIVQKTMPNKFKKKYPNCRIIIDCTEIFTENPQSLKNKSLMFSHYKSHMTYKALLGISPSGVITFASDLWAGSISDKQLTLNCGILDLCQRGDSIMADKGFLISDLTIPRGIRLIIPPLKYQRFTRRQVEETRRIANLRIDVERAMERVKNFRILQGVIPITLAHQATKIWKICVGLSNLLPPLVHDEDD; encoded by the exons ATGGACGAAAAAATATCAAAGTCAAAATCTGTGAATCGGCATTATTGTTGTGTGTGCAAAAATTACAGGGGGAAACTTGTAGactgtaaaaatataacattacacCGATTTCCCTCGAACGTAGTTGTGAGAGCGGCCTGGTTGAAACGTATCAAAGTTATTAGTCAGAATTTTAAACTGAATGAGAGAGACGATCGTCTATGTTCTGCTCATTTTAAAGGTGACTACGTGAAAGGCAACGTACCTTCGGTATTCATACTGGATGATGGGAGAGTCAAGACCTTTGCAACAAATACA GTGGAATATGGCGATGTGCCAGAGGTGAATACAACATCTGACCAGTTTGAGTTGCAGATTTCAGAGGATATCACCAATGTCACATTTGTCTCCGAATTATCAAATGAATACGCATCTGTTATGCTTCATGACTACTGTGGACCGGTTTACTcaaatattgataatttttgtCAGAACTTAAATAAGAACGAACAGACACATACATTGTCTACACACGATTGTTCAACTCAGACACCATGTATTCCTGAAATGACGTCAGTTTGTACACAAACCTGTTCCATTCCTCTTGTGGATATCACTGAATTAGCAAAAAGTGGTATAATGAGGAAAGATATGAAATCTGTAGGAATACAAGCAGTAAGACCTGATCTCGTTATTGAAGACATTATGGATTCTGATGACAAATGTATGTTTTACACTGGACTACCAAATGCTGCTACATTCAAAGTTTTGTTTAGTGAACTGCCTGATGCAGAAACATTCACTCACAGAGCTGGCAGTGGAAATATTCCAGGTCGACCTAGGATGCTAAGACTGATTGATGAGTTTTTTCTTGTGCTGCTTCGTGTTAGACTGGGGCTTCTATTAGAAGATATTTCTACATCTACCTGCAGTAACATTACCATTCATTGGATTTCTTATTTAAGTGTGAAGTTATCATCTTTAACACCATTTCCATCAAAAGCTATTGTACAGAAAACAATGCCcaacaaattcaaaaaaaaatatcctaACTGTCGAATTATAATTGATTGCACAGAAATTTTTACAGAAAATCCTcagtcattaaaaaataaaagtttaatgtTTTCACATTATAAATCACACATGACTTACAAAGCTCTTTTGGGAATAAGCCCATCAGGTGTAATAACATTTGCTTCTGACCTGTGGGCAGGAAGTATTAGTGACAAACAACTGACACTAAATTGTGGCATACTGGACCTTTGCCAAAGAGGCGATTCCATAATGGCTGACAAAGGTTTCCTTATCTCAGATTTAACAATTCCAAGAGGAATTAGGTTAATTATTCCACCCTTAAAATACCAACGTTTCACAAGAAGACAAGTTGAGGAAACAAGAAGGATTGCTAATCTTCGAATAGATGTTGAACGAGCCATGGAACGTGTCAAAAATTTCAGAATTTTACAAGGTGTTATACCAATTACTTTAGCACACCAAGCTACTAAAATATGGAAGATTTGTGTTGGTTTATCCAATTTGTTGCCCCCACTTGTTCATGATGAAGATGACTGA